A segment of the Streptomyces sp. L2 genome:
TCTCGCAGGTTATCGCCGCTCGCGGGGGCTCCCTAAATCGAGGGTCACACCTGAGCGGTGATACCTGTCACATGATGCCCGAATTCGGGGTGCCAGGTGGCACCGCGTGCCGGGGTATGGGCGGGCTGCGGCCGGTGTGCGAGGCCTCACCGGGCTGGGGTTGACCCGGTGAGGCCCTGAGCGGCCCCTGCGAGGGGCCTGGGCGGTTGATCCCCACCCCAATGGGGACCACCCGCCCGTGCCGCGGGTCACAGCCGGACCGGCCGACGGCGTTCGGCCGTCCGGGTCCGTCCACCCCGCGGAGCCGGTCGCGGCCGGCGGCCTTGCGCGCAGGGCGGGGGCAGGGGCGGGCAGAGCGGACAGGGGCAGGACCGACCGCGGGTCACCGCCGGCGCGCCGACCGAGGGAGAGCAGGATCCTCGCACGGCCCGCCCGCGGTAGCGCAAGCCCCGTGTTACCGATGGGTAGTCATGTCCCTTTTGCAGCCCCTTTCCGGCGCCATTTCGTGGTCCGGCGCCATTTCGTGGTCCGGCGGCATTTCGTGGTCCGGCGGCATTTCGTGGTCCGACGGCTCGCGACGTGCCCGGTCCGGTGTCACGCCGGGTCCGGTATCGGCAGCGGCCGCTTCTCGATCGCCGCCGCCATCACCTCCGGGAACAGGTCCGGCGTGCAGGCGAAGGCCGGCGCCCCGAGAGCGGCGAGCGCGGCCGCGTGCTCCCGGTCGTACGCGGGCGCGCCCTCGTCCGAGAGCGCGAGCAGCGCCACGAACTGCACCCCGGACGCCTTCATGGCCGCGACCCGCTTGAGCATCTCGTCGCGTATGCCGCCCTCGTACAGGTCGCTGATCAGCACGACCACCGTCTCGGCGGGCCGGCTGATGTGCGCCTGGCAGTAGGCGAGGGCCCGGTTGATGTCGGTGCCGCCGCCGAGCTGGGTGCCGAACAGGACGTCGACCGGGTCGTCCAGCTGGTCGGTGAGGTCCACGACCGCCGTGTCGAAGACGATCAGCCGCGTGTCGATCGACCGCATGGAGGCGAGCACCGCCCCGAACACGGACGCGTAGACCACGGACGCCGCCATCGACCCCGACTGGTCGATGCAGAGGACGACCTCCTTCTTCACCGACTGCGCCGCCCGCCCGTACCCGATGAGCCGTTCCGGCACGATCGTGCGGTACTCGGGCAGGTAGTGCTTGAGGTTGGCCGCGATCGTGCGGTTCCAGTCGATGTCGTGGTGGCGCGGCCGGCTGACCCGCGCGCTGCGGTCGAGAGCACCGCTGAGGGTGGCCCGGGTACGGGTGGCGAGCCGCTTCTCCAGGTCTTCGACCACCTTGCGGACGACGGCCCGCGCCGTCTCCTTGGTCGTCTCCGGCATCGCCTTGTTCAGCGACAGCAACGTGCCCACCAGGTGGACGTCGGCCTCCACCGCCTCCAGCATCTCCGGCTCCAGCAGGAGGGAGGCGAGCCCCAGCCGCTCGATCGCGTCCCGCTGCATGACCTGGACGACGGAGGAGGGGAAGTAGGTGCGGATGTCGCCGAGCCAGCGGGCCACGGAGGGCGCCGACGCGCCGAGTCCCGCCGACCGGTCGCGCCCCGGCTGCGATCGGTCACCGCCCTTGCCGTAGAGCGCGGCGAGCGTGGCGTCCATCGCGGCGTCCCGCCCGGACAGCGCGCATCCGGTGCCGTCGGCCTGGTCCCCGCCGAGCACGAGCCGCCAGCGCCTGAGCCGCTCCCGCGCGGGATCGGTTGCCGGGGTGGGAGCGATTCCGGCTGTTGCCTCGGTTCCCACGGCTGCGTCGATCGTCATCCGCGTGCCTCCTCGTACGGCAGCTCGCGCCGCTCCCGGCGCTCCCAGAGGGGGATCACCGGAATGGTTGTTTGGTGGCCTTCCGTCCAGAGCCCCTGCACCGGCCCGGCGTCCCTGTCCCGGGCCCTCTCCCTCTGGTCCCGCAGCGTGTCCGTTGTCATGGCGTCACTCCCACCAGTTCCTGGCACGCGTCCTCGTCCGCGTCGTCGAGCCCCAGCAGCAGCCCCAGGACGGGCAGTACGGCGTCGGCGCGACCGGCGTCCGGGTCGGAGGCGAAGCCGGGGGGCTGGGAGCCGGTCGCCGCCCGGTCCGGCCGCTCCCCCGGACCGCGCCGGACCCGTTCGCCGAGTGTTCTGCGCACGCCCGGCTCGTACGCCGAAAATGTGCGCCTGAGCAGCGGCAGTACGTCCGTGAACGCCTCCACCGGCACGCCCGTCAGCCAGGTGTCGACCAGGCCCAGCAGCCGCTCGTCGTGGACGAGGAGCATGCCGCCCCCGCCGCCGACGAAGCCCTCGATCCAGGCGGCCCCGTCGGCCGGCGGTGTCCCCCGGGACAGGACCAGGCCCATCAGCCGGGCGGCCTCGTCGGGCCCGAGTTCGCCCTCGTCCAGCAGCAGGCGCACGGCCCGGCCCCGGAGCACCCCGGGCACGGTGTCCCTCAGCGACAGGTTGCGCAGCACCGCACGCCAGCGACCACGCAGGCCGGGCGGCCCGAAGGAGCCGCCGGAATGGTCGGAGCCGTCGGAGCCGTCGGAGTCGGCAGAGCGGTCGGCGTCGGTCCGGTGGTCTCCGTGGGGGCCGGTCTCCGGCAGGAGCCCCACCGCCGTGTGAACCGCGTCCACATGGCCCCGCATCTCCTCCGCCGCATCCGCGTCCAGCGTGGCGCAGGCCGGCGGGAGGCCGACGAAGACGCGCTCGGCGAGGCCCGCCGCGAGGTCGGCGAGGGCGTGGGTGTCGGTGCCGCGTACGTCGCCGTACCGCAGGGAGCGGACCAGGGCGGGCAGGGCCTGGGCGAGCCGGCCGACGTCCGCGTCCAGTGCCGCCCGGTCCGCGAGCGCCTGGAGGACCACGGGCAGCGCGTCCGGCAGCCCGGCGAGCAGGCAGTGTTCGGCGAGCGCGGTGACCTCGGCGAGGGTCTTCGCCGCCGTCGCGTCCGCCTCGGCCCGTGCGGTGGCCGCGGCGAGCACGGTCGTCCCCCACACCCCCGCCTCGGCGACCCGCACCGACAGCTCGGGCTCCCAGCGCAGCCGCCAGGTCTCCCGGAAGGTGCCCGTACTCCCCCGCGACTCGGCCGGCTCCCCCCAGCGGACGCCGAGCAGCCGCAGCCGGTGCAGGAGTCCGCTCCGGGCGGCGTCGGTGTCCTTGCGCAGGTCGAGTTCCAGCTCCCGCTCCAGCGCCTCCGGCTTGAGTCGCAGCCGGCGCTGCTCCCGGACCAGGTCGCGCTGCAGCGGCACCGCCGGCGAGGCCTCCGGGACCTCGCCCAGCACGTCCCCGACCACGAGCCGGTCGTGCACCAGCGCCAGCGGCACGTCCGAGCCGTCGCACATCACCGCACGCACGGCATCCGTGGTCTCCCCCAGGCCCGGCAGCGGGCGTCCGCGCATCGCGGCCAGGGTCTCGGCGAGCCGTACCGCCTCGATGACGTGCGCCGAGGACACGATGCGCCCCTCCTCGCGCAACAGGCCCGCCACCTTCGTCAGCCACCGCTCGACGGGCCGGTCCGACGACCGGAACAGATGCCCGTACCAGCCGGGTGACTCGATCCCGGCGCCGTACCCGCTCGTGCGGGCCAGCCTGCGGTGCGTCCACGGCACCCACGTCAGGTCCGCCTTGACCTTGGGCAGGCCCTTCAGCAGGGCGCGGTCGGCGGCGACGGTGGTCTTCTGCCGCAGGGCCGGCACGTGCCAGGCACCGCAGACCACGGCCACCGCGTCCCCGCACTCCCGCCGGGCCGCGCGCACTTGGAGCCGCATCTGCGCCTCACGCACCAGGTCCCGCGACCGCCCCCCGACGCCGTATCGCTCCCGCAGCGCGGCCATGGCCTCCGCCAGGGCGTCGAACGGCGCGAACGGGTCCCCCTTCCCGGCCCCCCGGTGCTCGACGGCGTCCTCCCACCACCGCTCGGGGTCGTCGTACCCGGCGGTCTCGGCCAGCACGGCGAGGGGGTCGATCCGGACCTGGTCCTCGGCCCCCTCCGGCGGCTCCTCGCCCGGCCCCTCCCAGGCCAGGGTGTGCGTGGCCGGGAGGTCGATGAAGCGGGCCGGGACCCGGTGTTCCAGGGCCCAGCGGATCGCCACCCACTCGGGGCTGAACTCGGCGAACGGCCAGAAGGCCGAGCGGCCGGGCTCGTCCACCGCGTGGGCGAGCAGCGCCACCGGGGGCCGCATGGCGGGGTCGGCCGCCAGCGGGACGAGCGCGTCGGCCTCGGGCGGCCCCTCGATCAGGACGACGCCGGGCCGGGCGGCGTCCAGGGCAGCCCGCACCGCGCGGGCCGAGCCGGGCCCGTGGTGCCGTACGCCGAGGAGCAGTGGCCCCGCGTCGAACGCCCCGGGCCGGACGGAGTCGTCGGTCATACGCTCACCTCCCGGCAGGCGCGGTAGAAGTCCTTCCAGCCGTCGCGCTCGCGGACCACCGTCTCCAGGTACTCCTGCCAGATCACCCGGTCGGCCGCCGGGTCGCGGACGACGGCGCCGAGGATGCCGGCGGCGACGTCCCCCGGGCGCAGCACGCCGTCGCCGAAGTGGGCGGCCAGGGCCAGGCCGTTGGTGACGACGGAGATCGCCTCCGCGGTGGAGAGCGTGCCGCTGGGCGACTTCAGCTTCGTACGTCCGTCGGCGGTGACGCCGTCGCGCAGTTCGCGGAAGACGGTCACCACGCGCTGGATCTCCTCGATGCCGTCGGGTGCGGCGGGCAGGTCGAGGGAGCGGCCGATCTGGTCGACACGCCGGGTGACGATGTCGACCTCGGCGTCGGCGCTCTCCGGCAGGGGCAGCACGACGGTGTTGAAGCGGCGGCGCAGGGCGCTGGAGAGGTCGTTGACGCCGCGGTCGCGGTCGTTGGCGGTGGCGATGAGGTTGAAGCCGCGGACCGCCTGCACCTCCTGGCCCAGTTCCGGTATCGGCAGGGTCTTCTCGGACAGGATCGTGATCAGCGTGTCCTGGACGTCGGCCGGGATGCGGGTCAGTTCCTCGACGCGGGCGGTCATGCCCTCGGCCATGGCGCGCATGACGGGGCTGGGCACGAGGGCGTCGCGGCTGGGTCCGTGGGCGAGGAGCCGCGCGTAGTTCCAGCCGTAGCGGATCGCCTCTTCCGGCGTTCCGGCGGTGCCCTGGACGAGCAGCGTGGAGTCGCCGCTGACGGCCGCCGCCAGGTGTTCCGACACCCACGTCTTGGCGGTGCCGGGAACGCCGAGCAGGAGCAGGGCGCGGTCGGTGGCGAGCGTGGTCACCGCGACCTCGACGATGCGGCGCGGGCCCACGTACTTCGGTGTGATCACCGTGCCGTCCGCGAGGGTGCCGCCGAGCAGGTAGGTCGCCACCGCCCAGGGCGACAGCTTCCAGCGGGCCGGCCGCGGGCGGTCGTCCTGGGCGGCCAGCGCGGCGAGTTCGGCGGCGAAGGCGTGCTCGGCGTGCGGCCGCAGCGTGGCCCCGTCCGGCGCACGGGACGCCGGCGCCACGGAGTTCGGGTCCCCGGACACGGAGTTCGGGTCGACCGACGCGAGGTCGACGGACTCGGAGTCGGCGAACTCGGAGTCGACGGACCCGGAGTCGACGGACTTCGGGTCTACGGACGTCGGTTCCACGGACACAGTCATGGCTGAGGCCCCCTCCAGCTCGGCCGGTTCGGATCTGGTGTCCACCGTGCACCACGCCACTGACAATCGCTCTGACCTGCACAAACGTGCGCACCGGGGTGATTGTCAGTGGTGGGATCTACCGTCGTTGGCATGACTGAGCACGGGGTGCGCTGGACCACGGAGCAGGTGCTGGCACTGGCGCCTGACGCTGCGTCACGCAAGGCGGGGAGCAAGCTGGGCGCCGCCGGGCCGTGGTCCGGGGCGGGCGGCAGCGGCGAGGGCACGGTGTGGGGGCTGTGCAAGGGCAGCGGCAGCAGGCCGTACCAGACGGTGGTGGACCTCGCGGACGCCGCGGGGCCCGCGTACAAGTGCAGTTGCCCGAGCCGGAAGTTCCCGTGCAAGCACGCGCTCGGGCTGCTGCTGTTGTGGGCGGGCGGCGCCGACGCGGTGCCGGTGGCGGAGCAGGCGCCGGACTGGGCCGAGCAGTGGCTGACGGGCAGACGCGAGCGCGCACAGGCCAAACAGGATGGAAACGGGGGAAGTTCCCTGGCCGCTGACCCCGAGGCGGCGCGCCGCCGGGCGGAGCGGCGGGCCGAACGGGTCACGGCGGGGGCGACCGAGCTGGAGCAGCGCCTGGCCGACCTGCTGCGCGGCGGCCTGGCCGCGGCGGAACAGGCCGGATACGGGCTGTGGGAGGAGACGGCGGCTCGCATGGTCGACGCACAGGCGCCCGGACTCGCCTCGCGAGTGCGGGACTTGGGCTCCATACCCGGCTCCGGGCCGGGCTGGCCGGTGCGGCTGCTGGAGGAGTGCGCGCTGCTGCACCTCCTCGACCAGGG
Coding sequences within it:
- a CDS encoding VWA domain-containing protein translates to MTIDAAVGTEATAGIAPTPATDPARERLRRWRLVLGGDQADGTGCALSGRDAAMDATLAALYGKGGDRSQPGRDRSAGLGASAPSVARWLGDIRTYFPSSVVQVMQRDAIERLGLASLLLEPEMLEAVEADVHLVGTLLSLNKAMPETTKETARAVVRKVVEDLEKRLATRTRATLSGALDRSARVSRPRHHDIDWNRTIAANLKHYLPEYRTIVPERLIGYGRAAQSVKKEVVLCIDQSGSMAASVVYASVFGAVLASMRSIDTRLIVFDTAVVDLTDQLDDPVDVLFGTQLGGGTDINRALAYCQAHISRPAETVVVLISDLYEGGIRDEMLKRVAAMKASGVQFVALLALSDEGAPAYDREHAAALAALGAPAFACTPDLFPEVMAAAIEKRPLPIPDPA
- a CDS encoding DUF5682 family protein, with amino-acid sequence MTDDSVRPGAFDAGPLLLGVRHHGPGSARAVRAALDAARPGVVLIEGPPEADALVPLAADPAMRPPVALLAHAVDEPGRSAFWPFAEFSPEWVAIRWALEHRVPARFIDLPATHTLAWEGPGEEPPEGAEDQVRIDPLAVLAETAGYDDPERWWEDAVEHRGAGKGDPFAPFDALAEAMAALRERYGVGGRSRDLVREAQMRLQVRAARRECGDAVAVVCGAWHVPALRQKTTVAADRALLKGLPKVKADLTWVPWTHRRLARTSGYGAGIESPGWYGHLFRSSDRPVERWLTKVAGLLREEGRIVSSAHVIEAVRLAETLAAMRGRPLPGLGETTDAVRAVMCDGSDVPLALVHDRLVVGDVLGEVPEASPAVPLQRDLVREQRRLRLKPEALERELELDLRKDTDAARSGLLHRLRLLGVRWGEPAESRGSTGTFRETWRLRWEPELSVRVAEAGVWGTTVLAAATARAEADATAAKTLAEVTALAEHCLLAGLPDALPVVLQALADRAALDADVGRLAQALPALVRSLRYGDVRGTDTHALADLAAGLAERVFVGLPPACATLDADAAEEMRGHVDAVHTAVGLLPETGPHGDHRTDADRSADSDGSDGSDHSGGSFGPPGLRGRWRAVLRNLSLRDTVPGVLRGRAVRLLLDEGELGPDEAARLMGLVLSRGTPPADGAAWIEGFVGGGGGMLLVHDERLLGLVDTWLTGVPVEAFTDVLPLLRRTFSAYEPGVRRTLGERVRRGPGERPDRAATGSQPPGFASDPDAGRADAVLPVLGLLLGLDDADEDACQELVGVTP
- a CDS encoding AAA family ATPase gives rise to the protein MTVSVEPTSVDPKSVDSGSVDSEFADSESVDLASVDPNSVSGDPNSVAPASRAPDGATLRPHAEHAFAAELAALAAQDDRPRPARWKLSPWAVATYLLGGTLADGTVITPKYVGPRRIVEVAVTTLATDRALLLLGVPGTAKTWVSEHLAAAVSGDSTLLVQGTAGTPEEAIRYGWNYARLLAHGPSRDALVPSPVMRAMAEGMTARVEELTRIPADVQDTLITILSEKTLPIPELGQEVQAVRGFNLIATANDRDRGVNDLSSALRRRFNTVVLPLPESADAEVDIVTRRVDQIGRSLDLPAAPDGIEEIQRVVTVFRELRDGVTADGRTKLKSPSGTLSTAEAISVVTNGLALAAHFGDGVLRPGDVAAGILGAVVRDPAADRVIWQEYLETVVRERDGWKDFYRACREVSV
- a CDS encoding SWIM zinc finger family protein; the encoded protein is MTEHGVRWTTEQVLALAPDAASRKAGSKLGAAGPWSGAGGSGEGTVWGLCKGSGSRPYQTVVDLADAAGPAYKCSCPSRKFPCKHALGLLLLWAGGADAVPVAEQAPDWAEQWLTGRRERAQAKQDGNGGSSLAADPEAARRRAERRAERVTAGATELEQRLADLLRGGLAAAEQAGYGLWEETAARMVDAQAPGLASRVRDLGSIPGSGPGWPVRLLEECALLHLLDQGWLRRDRLPAGLAATVRSRVGVPAQADGPPVSDRWLVLAQYDTADPKLTTRRIWLYGAESGHTRLLLSYGAAGRAPELSLPVGLALDAELSVFPGTGQSRAALGERFAAPAPAAVRPPGLSPAEAAARYGEALGEDPWLESVPVTLASVIPTPDGDTWQLADPATESALPLTPAARSRPGLWRLVALSGGGPVTVFGECGHHGFTPLTAWPEGPGEPVTLC